In a genomic window of Tripterygium wilfordii isolate XIE 37 chromosome 8, ASM1340144v1, whole genome shotgun sequence:
- the LOC120003240 gene encoding phospholipase A(1) DAD1, chloroplastic-like, whose amino-acid sequence MEYQGIQNWDGLLDPLDATLRGEILRYGKFVDAAYQSFDFDPSSHSYATCRFPKSSLLDRSGLTQTGYHVTKNLRATSGIQLPRWIDRAPSWLATLSSWIGYVAVCQDKNEIARLGRRDVVIAFRGTATCLEWLENLRATLSPVHSGKPGPMVESGFLSLYYSGNSTSLSLRDMVREEIKRLLQSYGGEPLSLTITGHSLGAALATLAAYDIKKAFKRAPLVTVISFGGPRVGNRSFRRQLEKHGTKVLRIVNDDDLITKIPGFVINDDVSKNGDVHVARLPRWIRKRVEDTRWVYAEVGRELRVRSRDSPYLKSVNLATCHELKTYLHLVDGFVSSTCPFRATVQDVFP is encoded by the coding sequence ATGGAGTACCAAGGGATCCAAAACTGGGACGGACTACTTGACCCGCTCGATGCTACATTACGAGGCGAGATCTTGCGGTACGGGAAATTCGTTGACGCGGCTTATCAGTCCTTTGACTTTGATCCCTCTTCACACTCCTACGCTACCTGCCGGTTCCCTAAAAGCTCATTGTTGGACCGGTCTGGTTTAACTCAAACCGGTTACCACGTCACCAAGAATCTCCGCGCAACATCTGGGATTCAACTGCCACGTTGGATCGACAGGGCTCCTAGCTGGCTAGCAACTCTGTCTAGCTGGATTGGCTACGTGGCAGTCTGTCAGGACAAAAATGAGATTGCAAGACTGGGACGTAGAGATGTTGTGATTGCCTTTCGAGGCACCGCCACGTGTCTCGAGTGGCTTGAGAATCTCCGCGCCACCCTCAGCCCAGTTCATTCCGGGAAGCCCGGCCCAATGGTGGAAAGCGGGTTCCTCAGCCTCTACTACTCCGGCAATTCCACGTCACTAAGTTTGAGAGACATGGTACGCGAAGAAATCAAGCGTCTCCTCCAATCCTATGGCGGTGAGCCTCTCAGCTTAACTATCACCGGCCACAGTCTGGGAGCAGCCCTCGCTACACTCGCGGCGTACGATATCAAGAAAGCGTTCAAACGTGCGCCTCTCGTAACCGTCATTTCCTTCGGCGGTCCACGTGTAGGAAACCGTAGCTTCAGGCGGCAGTTAGAGAAACACGGCACAAAAGTTCTGCGAATAGTGAACGACGACGATCTAATAACCAAAATACCCGGATTCGTGATCAACGACGACGTGTCAAAAAACGGAGACGTACATGTGGCCAGGCTGCCCAGGTGGATCCGAAAACGGGTGGAGGACACACGGTGGGTGTACGCGGAGGTGGGAAGAGAGCTGCGGGTGAGAAGCAGAGACTCACCGTACCTGAAAAGCGTGAATTTGGCCACTTGTCATGAGCTGAAGACGTACCTTCATTTGGTAGATGGATTTGTAAGCTCAACGTGTCCCTTCAGGGCCACCGTCCAAGACGTCTTTCCTTAA
- the LOC120004345 gene encoding serine/threonine-protein kinase D6PKL1-like: MERVPESKAKAFPRKLPVVIELPNTSMTSKREVGEVSRMHRGGLVREQVNQFNAQSTRDLDLIAPIRTWNRKDFLSKQVGQAFDMHKGFARVDMGHYNGGDYQDSDSPAPIRTWKGKDSLPELEERTTDVLSFYGSGDYFEEDVPSSFSGASHPPEPVDTDLMRPVYVPIGQNKSEASCLMKSMSVKGPFLEDLSIRVPAKKPSPAVLSPAESIVEEPNDMITSPPPFLVLRASQNTDNSLLPPDSEENECVWDASLPPSGNVSPYSSIDSMGVATAVSIANSCSSTYRSDAIMSDGMLSLERKCESSKGSVKGDSLESAKTSLGRASDSSGLSDESNWSNITGSANKPHKGNDPRWKAILAIRARDGILGMSHFRLLKRLGCGDIGSVYLSELSGTRCYFAMKVMDKASLASRKKLTRAQTEREILYLLDHPFLPTLYTHFETDRFTCLVMEYCPGGDLHTLRQRQPGKHFSEYAARFYAAEVLLALEYLHMLGVVYRDLKPENVLVRDDGHIMLSDFDLSLRCAVSPTLIRTSYDSDPSKKGAGGAFCVQPACIEPTSACIQPSCFIPRIFPQKSKKNRKLRVEHGLPSRALPELVAEPTAARSMSFVGTHEYLAPEIIKGEGHGSAVDWWTFGIFLHELLYGKTPFKGSGNRATLFNVVGQQLKFPDSPATSYASRDLIRCLLVKEPQNRLGVKRGATEIKQHPFFEGVNWALIRCSTPPEVPMPRPVEAELPGKFSQVDPIGVGNTSKRIVGTDMKAGGKYLDFEFF; this comes from the exons ATGGAAAGGGTTCCAGAATCAAAGGCAAAGGCTTTTCCCAGGAAATTGCCTGTAGTGATTGAGTTACCAAATACGAGTATGACCTCGAAGAGAGAAGTGGGTGAGGTATCAAGGATGCACAGAGGAGGCCTAGTAAGAGAACAAGTAAATCAATTTAATGCACAAAGCACCAGGGATTTAGACTTAATCGCACCCATAAGAACTTGGAACAGAAAAGACTTTTTATCTAAACAAGTTGGTCAAGCATTTGACATGCACAAAGGTTTTGCAAGAGTGGATATGGGTCATTATAATGGAGGAGACTACCAAGATTCAGACTCTCCTGCACCCATCAGAACATGGAAAGGAAAAGATTCTTTGCCTGAGCTAGAAGAACGGACGACCGATGTTCTTTCATTCTATGGCAGTGGTGATTATTTCGAGGAAGATGTCCCAAGTTCGTTCTCCGGGGCTAGTCATCCCCCAGAACCCGTTGATACGGATTTAATGAGACCAGTCTATGTACCAATTGGTCAAAACAAATCCGAGGCTAGTTGCCTGATGAAGAGTATGTCCGTGAAGGGACCCTTTTTGGAAGATCTTTCTATCCGTGTTCCTGCTAAGAAACCAAGTCCAGCTGTTCTTTCCCCTGCAGAAAGTATAGTTGAAGAGCCTAATGACATGAttacttctcctcctccatttTTAGTTCTCCGGGCATCACAAAATACAGACAACTCTCTCCTTCCTCCAGATTCAGAGGAGAACGAATGTGTTTGGGATGCTTCTTTGCCTCCGAGTGGTAACGTAAGCCCTTATAGTAGCATTGACAGTATGGGTGTTGCCACAGCTGTGAGCATTGCCAATAGTTGTTCCAGTACATATAGGAGCGATGCCATTATGAGTGATGGCATGCTTAGCCTGGAGAGGAAATGTGAGAGCTCAAAAGGGAGTGTTAAAGGGGATTCACTTGAGAGTGCAAAGACTAGTCTTGGCCGAGCAAGTGACAGCAGTGGTCTTAGCGATGAAAGTAATTGGAGCAACATTACTGGGAGTGCTAATAAGcctcacaaaggaaatgacccTAGGTGGAAGGCCATTCTTGCCATCCGAGCACGTGATGGAATTTTGGGCATGAGTCATTTTAGATTACTCAAACGGCTTGGTTGTGGTGATATTGGCAGTGTATATCTCTCAGAGCTGAGTGGAACTCGTTGTTATTTTGCAATGAAAGTGATGGACAAGGCATCCCTTGCAAGCAGGAAGAAGTTGACCAGGGCTCAAACAGAAAGGGAAATTTTGTACCTGTTGGACCATCCATTTCTTCCAACTTTATATACACATTTTGAAACAGACAGATTTACTTGTTTGGTAATGGAATATTGCCCTGGAGGGGATCTACACACTTTGAGGCAACGACAACCTGGCAAACATTTTTCTGAGTACGCTGCACG GTTCTATGCTGCAGAGGTTTTGTTGGCGCTGGAGTATCTGCACATGCTTGGAGTTGTCTACAGGGACTTAAAACCTGAAAATGTTCTTGTCCGTGATGATGGGCATATAATGCTTTCAGATTTTGACCTTTCACTTAGATGTGCAGTTTCACCCACTCTGATCAGAACCTCTTATGATTCGGACCCTTCAAAAAAGGGTGCTGGTGGTGCATTTTGCGTTCAACCTGCCTGTATTGAGCCTACATCAGCTTGCATTCAGCCTTCCTGCTTCATTCCTCGAATCTTCCCTCAAAAGAGCAAGAAAAACCGAAAACTTCGGGTAGAACATGGGTTGCCTTCTAGGGCGCTTCCAGAGCTTGTTGCTGAACCTACCGCAGCCCGATCCATGTCTTTTGTTGGCACCCATGAATATCTAGCCCCTGAAATCATCAAGGGAGAAGGCCATGGTAGTGCAGTCGATTGGTGGACATTTGGCATTTTCTTGCACGAGCTACTCTATGGTAAAACCCCATTCAAAGGCTCAGGTAACCGTGCCACTCTGTTCAACGTGGTAGGGCAGCAACTTAAATTTCCAGACTCTCCAGCAACCAGTTATGCTAGCCGGGATTTAATCCGGTGCTTGCTGGTGAAGGAGCCACAAAACCGACTAGGAGTGAAAAGGGGTGCAACTGAGATCAAGCAACACCCTTTCTTTGAAGGTGTGAATTGGGCTCTAATAAGATGTAGCACGCCACCAGAGGTGCCAATGCCAAGGCCAGTAGAGGCCGAGCTTCCTGGAAAATTCAGTCAAGTCGACCCAATTGGCGTTGGCAACACTAGTAAAAGGATTGTAGGAACAGACATGAAAGCTGGGGGTAAATATCTCGACTTCGAGTTCTTTTAG